Proteins from a single region of Flavobacterium sp. K5-23:
- a CDS encoding sigma-54-dependent Fis family transcriptional regulator: protein MESVQAIKQRFEIIGNDPKLNRAIEKAIQVAPTDISVLVVGESGVGKESVPKIIHSLSHRKHGKYIAVNCGAIPEGTIDSELFGHEKGAFTGATSTREGYFEVADGGTIFLDEVGELPLTTQVRLLRVLENGEFIKVGSSQVQKTDVRIVAATNVNLFDAIEKGKFREDLYYRLSTVDILLPPLRDRKDDIHLLFRKFSSDFAHKYKMPPLKLDDNAVQVLQKFRWSGNIRQLRNVAEQISVLETNRDITGMTLQSYLPHEGSNLPSVIKNKKAESDFSTERDILYKVLFDMKSDLNDLKKLTLELMKNGASKAKDINPNLIQKIYGSNETDSEIDFEEEPRTAVMTTQNNSESYDEQEDNYLFAETIEEEEILKLEQKEIEMIKKSLEKNKGKRKAAADELGISERTLYRKIKQFDL from the coding sequence ATGGAGTCCGTACAAGCCATAAAACAGCGATTTGAGATTATCGGAAATGATCCGAAATTGAATCGCGCCATAGAAAAAGCAATTCAGGTTGCCCCTACTGACATTTCAGTGTTAGTTGTAGGGGAAAGCGGTGTAGGGAAAGAAAGTGTCCCAAAAATCATACATTCGCTTTCACATAGAAAACACGGTAAATACATTGCCGTAAACTGTGGCGCAATTCCAGAAGGGACAATTGACAGTGAATTATTCGGACACGAAAAAGGGGCGTTTACAGGTGCGACAAGCACTCGTGAAGGTTATTTTGAAGTGGCTGATGGCGGGACAATATTTCTTGATGAAGTAGGCGAATTACCTCTTACCACCCAAGTTAGATTACTTCGTGTGCTAGAAAACGGTGAATTCATCAAAGTAGGTTCCTCACAGGTTCAAAAAACTGATGTCCGAATTGTAGCCGCTACAAACGTCAATTTATTCGACGCTATCGAAAAAGGAAAGTTTCGAGAAGATCTATACTACAGATTGAGTACAGTGGACATTCTACTTCCTCCTTTACGCGACCGAAAGGATGATATTCATTTATTGTTCAGGAAATTCTCGTCTGATTTTGCACATAAATATAAAATGCCTCCACTTAAACTGGATGACAATGCCGTTCAGGTTTTACAAAAATTTCGTTGGAGCGGAAATATTCGCCAGTTGCGAAATGTAGCCGAACAAATTTCGGTTTTGGAAACCAATCGAGACATAACTGGAATGACGCTGCAATCTTACCTTCCGCATGAAGGAAGTAACCTGCCATCGGTAATCAAGAATAAAAAAGCGGAAAGTGATTTTAGTACGGAAAGAGATATTTTATACAAAGTCCTTTTTGACATGAAAAGTGATTTGAACGATTTGAAGAAACTGACATTGGAATTGATGAAAAACGGCGCATCTAAAGCCAAGGACATCAATCCTAATTTAATTCAGAAAATATATGGCTCAAATGAAACTGACAGTGAAATCGATTTTGAAGAAGAGCCTCGAACTGCGGTAATGACTACTCAAAACAATTCGGAAAGTTACGACGAGCAGGAAGACAATTATCTTTTTGCCGAAACAATCGAAGAGGAAGAGATATTAAAACTAGAGCAGAAAGAGATTGAAATGATTAAAAAATCATTAGAAAAAAACAAAGGAAAAAGAAAAGCTGCCGCAGATGAATTAGGAATATCTGAAAGAACTTTATATCGAAAAATAAAGCAGTTTGATTTGTAA
- a CDS encoding LptE family protein, protein MKKAYSLLLLISLSIFASCSVYNFTGTGKIDAKTFQVNFFNNNAELIEPGIDRTFTLTLQDLIQNQTNLNLVKSGGDLTYEGEITSYRISPMTATADQRAAQNRLSIRVNVRFSNRKKETDNFEKTFDFFYDYPAEQQLTGATLNNAVKVIFERITQDIFNESLAKW, encoded by the coding sequence ATGAAAAAAGCGTATTCCCTTTTATTATTGATTAGTTTATCAATCTTTGCAAGTTGTTCCGTATATAATTTTACGGGAACTGGAAAAATTGACGCCAAAACATTTCAGGTTAATTTTTTCAACAACAATGCAGAACTGATAGAACCCGGAATTGACAGAACCTTTACACTAACATTACAAGATTTAATACAGAATCAAACTAATTTAAATCTAGTAAAAAGCGGCGGGGATCTTACCTATGAAGGTGAAATCACATCCTATAGAATAAGCCCTATGACTGCTACTGCAGATCAACGAGCAGCACAAAACCGATTGAGCATTAGAGTTAATGTTCGTTTTAGTAACAGAAAGAAAGAGACTGATAATTTTGAAAAAACATTCGATTTCTTTTATGACTATCCTGCTGAACAACAATTAACAGGAGCTACACTAAATAACGCGGTTAAAGTGATTTTTGAAAGAATAACACAAGACATATTTAACGAGTCCCTTGCAAAATGGTAA
- a CDS encoding tetratricopeptide repeat protein, producing MNVTDYTHLINKPNTISENQTVALEKVLDEFPFFQSARALRLKGLYNQNSFRYNFALKVTAAHTTDRTVLFNFITSDSFIAIQKDLYDRKSLELLDIDVIDSEIVVTEVKPQIKPNTIEQSILTSIKEASTPESLENTKVVEKKLAIGTPLDFSVNEKHSFQEWLQLSRLQPIEREVETKKIPEPLIIDEDKKKKAELIDRFIETSPKISPVKGVSPVVHIDINKDDNTNLMTETLARVYLEQKKYQKAIQAYEILILKYPEKSSFFVDRISDIKILQQNNN from the coding sequence ATGAACGTAACCGATTATACTCACTTAATAAACAAACCAAACACTATCAGTGAAAATCAAACTGTAGCATTGGAGAAAGTACTGGATGAGTTTCCTTTTTTTCAAAGTGCCAGAGCTCTTCGATTAAAAGGGCTTTATAATCAAAATAGTTTCAGGTATAATTTTGCTTTAAAAGTTACAGCTGCACACACAACAGACAGAACAGTTTTATTTAACTTCATCACTTCGGATTCATTTATTGCTATCCAAAAAGATTTATACGATAGAAAATCGCTTGAACTTCTAGACATTGATGTAATCGACAGTGAAATAGTTGTTACCGAAGTAAAGCCGCAAATAAAGCCAAACACAATAGAGCAATCTATACTAACTTCAATTAAAGAAGCATCAACTCCTGAAAGTCTTGAAAACACAAAAGTAGTTGAGAAAAAATTAGCCATAGGAACTCCATTAGACTTCTCAGTAAATGAAAAACATTCATTTCAGGAATGGTTACAACTTTCTCGTTTACAACCTATAGAAAGGGAAGTTGAAACTAAAAAAATCCCTGAACCACTGATAATCGATGAAGACAAAAAGAAAAAAGCGGAGCTAATCGATAGATTCATCGAGACAAGTCCGAAAATTTCTCCTGTAAAAGGAGTCTCGCCAGTTGTACATATTGACATCAATAAAGACGACAATACTAATTTAATGACCGAAACCCTGGCTAGAGTTTACTTAGAACAAAAAAAATATCAAAAAGCGATTCAAGCTTATGAAATATTAATTTTGAAATATCCAGAAAAAAGTAGTTTCTTTGTGGACCGTATATCGGATATTAAGATTTTACAACAAAATAATAATTAA
- the secG gene encoding preprotein translocase subunit SecG — MSTFSIFLVLITVVCFLLIVVIMVQNPKGGGLSSTLGGPQMLGGVQKTTDFLDKSTWTLATILIGLILLSSLSFTGALSDTDSKIIDNTEAAAPSTVAPVAPAQDAPAATNPAK, encoded by the coding sequence ATGAGCACATTTTCAATTTTTTTAGTTTTAATTACAGTAGTTTGCTTTCTATTAATCGTAGTTATAATGGTTCAAAACCCTAAAGGTGGTGGATTATCTTCTACATTAGGAGGACCTCAAATGTTAGGTGGTGTACAAAAAACAACGGACTTTTTAGATAAAAGTACTTGGACATTAGCCACTATATTAATCGGACTTATATTACTTTCAAGCTTAAGCTTTACTGGAGCATTAAGTGATACTGATTCAAAAATAATTGACAATACTGAAGCAGCGGCTCCAAGTACGGTAGCTCCAGTTGCTCCTGCACAAGATGCACCAGCAGCTACTAATCCAGCAAAATAA
- the groES gene encoding co-chaperone GroES produces the protein MALNIKPLSDRVLIEPIAAETKTASGIFIPDTAKEKPQKGTVVAVGNGTKEHEMTVKIGDSVLYGKYAGTELKLEGKDYLIMREEDILAII, from the coding sequence ATGGCTTTAAACATTAAACCGCTTTCAGACCGCGTTCTAATTGAACCAATCGCTGCAGAAACTAAAACAGCTTCAGGAATTTTCATTCCAGACACAGCTAAAGAAAAGCCGCAAAAAGGAACTGTCGTTGCAGTAGGAAATGGTACAAAGGAACACGAAATGACTGTGAAAATTGGTGATAGCGTACTTTACGGAAAATATGCTGGAACTGAGTTAAAACTAGAAGGAAAAGATTATTTGATTATGCGTGAGGAAGATATCCTTGCCATTATCTAA
- the groL gene encoding chaperonin GroEL (60 kDa chaperone family; promotes refolding of misfolded polypeptides especially under stressful conditions; forms two stacked rings of heptamers to form a barrel-shaped 14mer; ends can be capped by GroES; misfolded proteins enter the barrel where they are refolded when GroES binds) — protein sequence MAKDIKFDIEARDGLKRGVDALANAVKVTLGPKGRNVIIGKSFGGPTVTKDGVSVAKEIELKDPLENMGAQMVKEVASKTNDLAGDGTTTATVLAQAIVKEGLKNVAAGANPMDLKRGIDKAVEAIVADLAKQAKVVGSDSDKIKQIASISANNDEVIGELIANAFAKVGKEGVITVEEAKGTDTYVDVVEGMQFDRGYLSPYFVTNPEKMEVELESPYILLYDKKVSSLKELLPVLEPVAQSGKPLLIIAEDVDGEALSTLVVNKLRGALKIAAVKAPGFGDRRKAMLEDIAILTGGTVISEERGYTLENTTIEMLGTAKRVTIDKDNTTVVSGAGEADMIKNRVNQIKGQMEASTSDYDKEKLQERLAKLAGGVAVLYVGAASEVEMKEKKDRVDDALHATRAAVEEGIVAGGGVALLRAKNALSTIKADNADEATGIQIVSRAVESPLRTIVENAGLEGSVVVAKVAEGSGDYGYNAKTDEYVDMLKAGIIDPKKVTRVALENAASVAGMILTTECALIDIKEENAGGNPMGGGMPGMM from the coding sequence ATGGCAAAAGATATAAAATTTGATATTGAAGCACGTGACGGATTAAAACGTGGTGTTGATGCATTAGCAAATGCAGTAAAAGTAACCCTAGGACCAAAAGGTCGTAACGTAATCATTGGGAAATCATTTGGTGGACCAACGGTAACAAAAGATGGTGTTTCTGTTGCAAAAGAAATTGAATTAAAAGACCCGTTAGAAAACATGGGAGCTCAAATGGTTAAAGAAGTTGCTTCTAAAACGAATGACTTAGCCGGAGACGGAACAACTACTGCAACAGTACTTGCTCAAGCCATCGTAAAAGAAGGATTGAAAAACGTTGCTGCAGGAGCAAATCCAATGGATTTAAAAAGAGGAATCGACAAGGCTGTTGAAGCTATTGTTGCTGACTTAGCAAAACAAGCAAAAGTTGTAGGGAGTGATTCAGACAAAATCAAACAAATTGCTTCAATTTCAGCTAACAACGACGAAGTTATTGGTGAATTAATCGCTAATGCTTTCGCAAAAGTTGGAAAAGAAGGAGTAATCACTGTAGAAGAAGCTAAAGGGACAGATACTTATGTAGATGTTGTGGAAGGAATGCAATTTGACAGAGGATATTTATCTCCTTATTTTGTTACTAATCCAGAGAAAATGGAAGTAGAACTTGAAAGTCCTTACATCCTTTTATACGACAAAAAAGTTTCATCATTAAAAGAATTATTACCAGTTCTTGAGCCAGTTGCTCAATCTGGAAAACCTTTATTGATTATTGCTGAAGATGTAGATGGTGAAGCATTATCAACATTAGTTGTAAACAAACTTCGTGGAGCTTTAAAAATCGCTGCTGTAAAAGCACCTGGTTTTGGAGACAGAAGAAAGGCTATGCTAGAAGATATTGCTATCTTAACTGGTGGAACCGTAATTTCTGAAGAAAGAGGATATACTCTAGAAAATACGACTATTGAAATGTTAGGTACTGCTAAAAGAGTAACTATCGATAAAGACAATACAACTGTAGTAAGCGGTGCTGGTGAGGCTGATATGATTAAAAATCGTGTAAACCAAATCAAAGGTCAAATGGAAGCTTCAACTTCTGATTATGACAAAGAAAAATTACAAGAGCGTTTAGCTAAATTAGCTGGTGGTGTTGCTGTACTTTATGTAGGAGCTGCATCTGAAGTTGAAATGAAAGAGAAAAAAGACAGAGTTGACGATGCTTTACACGCAACTCGTGCTGCTGTTGAAGAAGGAATTGTTGCTGGTGGTGGTGTTGCTTTATTAAGAGCAAAAAATGCATTAAGCACTATCAAAGCGGATAACGCTGACGAAGCTACTGGAATTCAAATTGTTTCCCGTGCAGTTGAATCTCCATTAAGAACAATTGTTGAAAACGCAGGTCTTGAAGGATCTGTAGTAGTTGCTAAAGTAGCCGAAGGTTCTGGTGATTATGGATACAACGCAAAAACAGATGAATATGTCGATATGTTAAAAGCGGGAATCATTGACCCTAAAAAAGTAACACGTGTAGCACTAGAAAATGCAGCTTCAGTAGCTGGTATGATCTTAACTACTGAATGTGCTTTAATTGACATCAAAGAAGAAAATGCAGGTGGAAACCCAATGGGTGGCGGTATGCCAGGTATGATGTAA
- a CDS encoding DedA family protein, with the protein MSSFDWKNLIDPLFYIHFDINGIKLGIYIVLFIVFAETGLFAGFFLPGDSLLFLAGIYNRELIENVLFIESDFINVVLLSTGVALAGILGNMVGYWFGSKSGYYLYNKEDSFWFKKKYLIQSKDFFERHGGRAIIFARFLPIFRTFAPIVAGIVTMEKKKFMFYNVVSSFLWSFSLIFAGHYLYGFLLDNYQINLKEHIELIVIGLVVITLSPVLLKFAKKLPASEE; encoded by the coding sequence ATGAGCAGTTTTGATTGGAAAAATTTAATAGACCCCCTTTTTTATATTCATTTTGATATTAATGGTATAAAATTAGGGATTTATATAGTGTTGTTTATTGTATTTGCTGAAACAGGATTGTTTGCCGGGTTCTTTTTACCAGGTGATAGTTTGTTGTTTCTTGCGGGTATTTATAACCGAGAATTAATAGAAAATGTGCTTTTTATTGAGAGCGATTTTATTAATGTAGTTTTATTATCTACAGGAGTTGCTTTGGCTGGTATATTAGGAAATATGGTAGGTTATTGGTTTGGTTCTAAAAGTGGTTATTATTTATATAATAAAGAAGATTCATTTTGGTTCAAGAAAAAATACCTGATTCAATCTAAAGATTTCTTTGAAAGACACGGTGGTAGAGCGATTATTTTCGCGAGATTCCTTCCAATATTTAGAACTTTTGCTCCTATTGTTGCTGGAATTGTTACTATGGAAAAAAAGAAATTTATGTTCTATAATGTGGTAAGTTCTTTTCTATGGTCATTCTCTTTAATATTTGCAGGTCATTATTTATATGGCTTCTTGCTTGATAATTATCAAATAAACCTAAAGGAACATATTGAGTTAATTGTTATCGGACTTGTAGTCATAACGCTTTCTCCGGTGCTTCTTAAATTCGCCAAAAAACTTCCTGCTTCGGAGGAATAA
- a CDS encoding MBL fold metallo-hydrolase RNA specificity domain-containing protein, which translates to MKITFIGGAGTVTGSKTLIESNGIRILIDCGLFQGIKPLRELNWEPLPVLSSTIDFVLLTHGHLDHCGWLPRFVNQGFKGKIYCNSPTKDIAKLILLDSAKIQEEEAERANKEHYSKHKVAEPLYTVEQAEKVFPLFRVINSNEPVPLDAEISANFIGAGHIIGACSIELMLENKTLVFSGDIGRDNDVLMFPPVKPKKGDIIFLESTYGDRLHPDTDAKSELELYINNTVEKGGTVIIPSFAVERAQSIMYLLWQLKEEGKIPDIPYIIDSPMGVHAFEIFFNNIKWHKLSLDECIAMSKMFTMITDYKDTIEAIYNKQPKVVIAASGMVTGGRVLSYLERYIELAETTVIIVGFQAEGTRGRKLLEGAKEVKIHGKYYPVLAQILEIQGLSAHGDQKDLLNWLSALENKPEKVFLVHGENIPADELRIKINEQYGFDCTVALMGQEFEF; encoded by the coding sequence ATGAAAATTACATTTATTGGTGGAGCTGGAACCGTTACAGGTTCAAAAACATTAATCGAAAGTAATGGTATTAGAATTTTGATTGATTGCGGACTTTTTCAGGGTATAAAGCCGTTGAGGGAGCTTAATTGGGAACCTTTGCCTGTATTGTCTTCTACTATTGATTTTGTTTTATTGACTCATGGGCATTTAGACCATTGTGGTTGGTTACCCAGATTTGTCAATCAAGGATTTAAAGGAAAAATTTATTGCAATAGCCCTACAAAAGATATTGCAAAACTTATTTTATTGGACAGTGCTAAGATTCAGGAAGAAGAAGCTGAAAGAGCAAATAAAGAGCATTATTCTAAGCATAAAGTTGCTGAGCCCCTTTATACAGTTGAACAAGCTGAGAAAGTTTTTCCTTTATTTAGAGTAATAAATAGTAATGAACCTGTTCCTTTAGATGCCGAAATTTCGGCTAATTTTATTGGTGCTGGACATATTATTGGTGCATGTAGTATAGAATTGATGCTCGAAAATAAAACCTTAGTTTTTTCGGGAGATATTGGCCGTGATAATGATGTTTTGATGTTTCCGCCTGTCAAACCAAAAAAAGGAGATATTATATTTCTCGAAAGTACCTATGGAGACCGTCTTCATCCTGACACTGATGCTAAGTCAGAACTGGAACTATATATAAATAATACAGTCGAAAAGGGAGGAACAGTTATAATTCCAAGTTTTGCCGTAGAGCGAGCTCAAAGTATTATGTATTTATTATGGCAATTGAAAGAAGAAGGTAAAATACCCGATATCCCATATATTATCGATTCTCCTATGGGTGTTCATGCGTTTGAAATATTTTTTAATAATATAAAATGGCATAAGTTATCACTAGATGAATGTATCGCAATGAGTAAAATGTTTACCATGATTACTGATTATAAAGATACAATCGAAGCAATTTATAATAAGCAACCAAAAGTGGTAATCGCAGCTAGTGGAATGGTTACTGGCGGGAGAGTACTGAGTTATTTAGAGCGTTATATTGAACTAGCCGAAACTACAGTTATTATCGTTGGTTTTCAGGCAGAAGGTACTCGAGGAAGAAAATTATTAGAAGGAGCTAAAGAAGTTAAAATTCACGGTAAGTATTATCCTGTATTGGCACAGATTCTTGAAATTCAAGGACTCTCAGCACACGGAGACCAAAAAGATTTACTTAATTGGCTTTCCGCTCTTGAAAACAAACCCGAAAAAGTGTTTTTAGTCCATGGTGAAAACATACCGGCAGATGAACTTAGAATAAAGATAAATGAACAGTATGGCTTTGATTGTACTGTTGCTTTAATGGGGCAAGAGTTTGAATTCTAA
- a CDS encoding restriction endonuclease gives MKVVKYSGDIVDFEPEKLKKSLIKSGATIAVVNDILRQIGKEVYDGISTKHIYKKAFSLLKKEANSHAARYNLRTGLQQLGPEGFFFEKYIAKLFAAEDYQTKLNLILQGKCVTHEIDVFVKKSNVICMIECKFHSKRDASSNVKIPMYVLSRFNDVKENKHQIFSNEDTVSDCWIVTNNRFTSDAIDFAKCSGINLLSWDYPKGNNLKTKSDIECLYPVTCLTTMTIAEKGKLLILDIILAKELINNSESLEKIGLSSKRIKNVMKEVSELCKCFG, from the coding sequence ATGAAAGTAGTTAAATATTCGGGTGACATTGTTGATTTTGAGCCCGAAAAGCTAAAGAAATCTCTAATTAAATCTGGGGCTACTATCGCTGTGGTAAATGATATTTTGCGCCAAATAGGTAAGGAAGTCTATGATGGTATTTCAACAAAACATATTTATAAGAAGGCTTTTAGTCTTTTAAAAAAAGAGGCCAATTCTCATGCGGCCAGGTACAATCTTAGAACTGGACTTCAGCAGTTAGGTCCTGAGGGATTTTTTTTCGAAAAATATATTGCAAAACTTTTTGCAGCAGAAGATTATCAAACTAAACTCAATTTAATTTTACAAGGGAAATGTGTGACTCATGAAATAGATGTGTTCGTGAAAAAATCCAATGTTATTTGTATGATCGAATGTAAGTTTCATTCTAAAAGAGACGCTTCTTCAAATGTAAAAATTCCAATGTATGTTCTATCAAGATTTAATGATGTAAAAGAGAATAAACACCAAATTTTTTCTAATGAGGACACAGTTTCTGATTGTTGGATAGTTACTAATAATAGATTCACTTCGGATGCTATAGATTTTGCGAAATGTTCTGGAATAAACCTGTTAAGCTGGGATTATCCTAAGGGTAATAATTTGAAAACCAAGAGTGATATTGAATGTCTTTACCCAGTTACTTGTTTGACGACTATGACTATTGCCGAAAAAGGGAAATTATTAATTTTAGACATTATTTTGGCGAAAGAACTGATAAATAACTCTGAAAGTTTGGAGAAAATTGGACTGAGTTCTAAAAGAATAAAAAATGTGATGAAAGAAGTTTCAGAATTGTGTAAGTGTTTTGGATAG
- a CDS encoding exosortase F system-associated protein translates to MLKILFAHKLRVVSILFFILMLVLVRTYENSLFYDPFLEYFKKDFNNLPLPQYNSFYLVIGLAFRYGLNSLLSLGIIYSVFNEINMIKFVSILYTLFFVFLIISFFLIIYFYGNENNMMLFYIRRFLIQPIFVLLFIPAFYYQMKKK, encoded by the coding sequence ATGCTAAAAATACTGTTCGCACATAAGTTGAGAGTTGTTTCGATACTGTTTTTTATTTTGATGCTAGTTTTAGTAAGGACTTACGAAAACAGCTTGTTCTATGATCCTTTCTTGGAGTATTTTAAAAAGGATTTTAATAATTTGCCTCTGCCGCAATACAATTCATTTTATTTGGTAATAGGTTTGGCTTTTCGTTACGGACTTAATAGTTTGCTTTCTTTGGGGATTATTTATTCGGTTTTTAATGAAATCAACATGATTAAATTTGTGTCAATTTTGTACACTTTGTTTTTTGTTTTTTTGATAATTTCTTTCTTTTTGATCATATATTTTTACGGAAATGAGAATAATATGATGCTTTTTTATATCAGGCGTTTTCTAATACAGCCTATTTTTGTATTGTTGTTTATTCCTGCTTTTTATTACCAAATGAAAAAGAAATAG
- the xrtF gene encoding exosortase family protein XrtF: MKQYFIRYKPFLFFLAKFFLTYIVLTLIYQGYLNSVDEGKVDSVTILVANNTKQVLELFGQDVAIEENVSDAYIKLIYHKKYVARMIEGCNAISIIILFISFVVSFSGKLKQTLLFIFGGILIIYVLNVIRIAALCVSLYFFPQHEAILHGVLFPLFIYGVVFILWVIWVNKFSLYAKNTVRT, encoded by the coding sequence TTGAAACAATATTTTATTCGATATAAACCCTTTTTATTTTTCCTGGCGAAGTTTTTTTTGACTTACATTGTTCTTACATTAATTTACCAAGGGTATTTAAATAGTGTAGATGAGGGAAAAGTCGATTCAGTAACTATATTAGTTGCTAATAATACTAAGCAAGTTTTGGAATTGTTTGGTCAGGATGTCGCTATTGAAGAAAATGTTTCTGACGCTTATATTAAGTTGATTTATCATAAAAAATATGTTGCCCGTATGATAGAGGGCTGTAATGCTATAAGTATAATTATATTGTTTATCTCCTTTGTGGTTTCTTTTTCCGGAAAGTTGAAACAGACCCTTCTTTTTATTTTTGGAGGAATTCTGATTATTTATGTTTTAAATGTAATACGAATAGCAGCCCTATGTGTATCCTTATATTTTTTTCCGCAACATGAGGCTATACTACATGGTGTTCTTTTTCCGCTTTTTATATATGGTGTTGTTTTTATATTGTGGGTTATATGGGTAAATAAATTTTCTTTGTATGCTAAAAATACTGTTCGCACATAA
- a CDS encoding GAF domain-containing protein yields MTFQEIKPKVTDITLDTNLSRDEKLLAVCKLLNESIDYYNWVGFYFANHETRTLHLGPYIGAETDHTIIPFGKGICGQVAVSNDNFVVPDVAAQDNYIACSFTVKSEIVVPLFVNGENIGQIDIDSHVINPFTDADERFLEFVNEEIAKLY; encoded by the coding sequence ATGACATTCCAGGAAATAAAACCAAAAGTTACAGATATCACATTAGATACAAACCTTTCAAGAGACGAAAAACTATTAGCAGTGTGCAAGCTATTGAATGAATCGATTGACTATTATAACTGGGTAGGATTTTATTTTGCAAATCACGAAACCAGAACCTTACACCTTGGTCCTTACATAGGAGCCGAAACAGATCATACCATAATTCCTTTTGGAAAAGGGATTTGTGGTCAAGTTGCAGTATCTAATGACAACTTTGTTGTTCCAGACGTAGCAGCCCAAGACAATTACATTGCTTGCAGCTTTACAGTAAAATCAGAAATCGTAGTGCCTTTATTTGTAAACGGAGAAAACATTGGGCAAATAGACATTGATAGTCATGTTATTAATCCATTCACGGATGCTGATGAGCGCTTTTTAGAATTTGTAAATGAAGAGATTGCAAAGCTGTACTAA
- a CDS encoding energy transducer TonB, with the protein MKFNLHLALFFLIPFLSISQTPVSKITYMDSLWKETTEENYKYYRIVKEYYSDKKIYNVIDHYKSGAIYMVGKSNNKDYLNKDGQFIYYYENGNKKTISNFDKGKQTGKQYNWYENGKPKSEIEYIEIKNETTPELNINQYWDANNNQKVIDGNGDYEDLSETLFESGKTKNGLHEGVWKGYGIKPKYTYTENYENGKLISGTSIDSSNIEHSYKKVNQYPVPKRGMNNFYSYIGKSMSIPIAARNTVSGKIYLTFVIETDGSVVDIKIIKGIGYGIDEEAIRVIKDYKYWNPGILRGIPIRVLYSIPITIVL; encoded by the coding sequence ATGAAATTTAATCTACACTTAGCTTTATTCTTTTTAATTCCTTTTTTATCAATCTCCCAAACACCTGTTAGTAAAATTACTTATATGGATTCTTTATGGAAAGAAACCACCGAAGAAAACTATAAATATTACAGGATAGTAAAAGAATATTATTCTGACAAGAAAATATATAACGTGATTGATCATTACAAATCAGGAGCTATATATATGGTAGGGAAATCCAATAATAAAGACTATCTTAATAAAGATGGCCAGTTTATATATTATTACGAAAATGGAAATAAAAAAACAATTTCTAATTTCGATAAAGGGAAACAAACAGGGAAACAATATAATTGGTATGAAAACGGAAAGCCAAAATCTGAGATTGAATACATAGAAATTAAAAACGAAACGACACCAGAGTTAAACATCAATCAATATTGGGATGCAAATAACAATCAGAAAGTCATTGATGGAAATGGAGATTATGAAGATTTAAGCGAGACATTATTTGAAAGCGGAAAAACAAAAAATGGATTACATGAAGGAGTCTGGAAAGGATATGGCATCAAACCTAAATACACTTATACAGAAAACTATGAAAACGGCAAATTAATATCAGGGACAAGTATTGATTCTTCTAACATTGAACATAGCTATAAAAAAGTGAACCAGTACCCTGTACCCAAAAGAGGTATGAATAATTTTTATAGTTACATAGGTAAATCAATGAGTATACCAATAGCAGCTCGAAATACTGTTTCTGGAAAAATATATCTGACATTTGTAATTGAGACAGATGGTAGTGTAGTAGATATTAAAATAATAAAAGGGATTGGTTACGGAATAGATGAAGAAGCGATTAGAGTAATAAAGGATTACAAATATTGGAATCCAGGAATATTAAGAGGCATACCTATAAGAGTACTATACTCCATTCCAATCACGATAGTATTGTAA